A genomic stretch from Sulfurimonas sp. includes:
- a CDS encoding epoxyqueuosine reductase QueH has protein sequence MLVHICCSVDSHFFLEKLQKDYPQEKLTGFFYDPNIHPYSEYQLRLLDVQRSCKKLGIDLLEGEYDFKNWLEAVKGLEGKPEKAERCEVCFDKRFDVSANKALELGEKTFTTTLLVSPLKSQEQLKRSGEEFEQKHGIKFIAPDYRSGGGTQDQSRVTKEEQLYRQDYCGCFFALNMQREQQNKIMDEMFNPISNTILPASIEERLEFYKHRMELDDKGIKYKIIKHKFLNYRQFSGRLLKGKNGVIPSYILSYSTLPRKKSTGRIEFESNNINYLNKDEIKLVSLKHFNTTASTNYKNIFELIYNPLNYDQELKIRSELLDEYSLPDLSPIVIVEDINVLKDAKLTLELDAKVYEDTKEKLILC, from the coding sequence ATTTTAGTCCATATTTGTTGCAGCGTAGATTCCCACTTCTTTTTAGAAAAGCTGCAAAAGGACTACCCGCAGGAGAAGCTTACAGGCTTCTTCTACGATCCAAATATACACCCATATTCCGAATATCAATTACGACTACTAGATGTACAAAGAAGCTGTAAAAAGCTGGGTATTGATCTGCTTGAAGGCGAATATGATTTTAAAAACTGGCTTGAAGCAGTTAAAGGTCTAGAAGGAAAACCGGAAAAAGCTGAGCGATGTGAAGTTTGCTTTGACAAGCGTTTTGACGTATCTGCAAACAAGGCACTTGAGTTAGGTGAAAAAACATTTACAACAACCCTTTTAGTCAGCCCTTTAAAGTCTCAAGAACAATTAAAACGCTCAGGTGAAGAGTTCGAACAAAAGCATGGTATTAAATTTATAGCACCAGATTATAGATCAGGTGGCGGCACACAAGATCAGTCACGTGTTACGAAAGAAGAACAACTCTATCGTCAAGATTATTGCGGATGTTTCTTTGCCCTAAATATGCAAAGAGAGCAACAAAACAAAATAATGGATGAGATGTTCAATCCAATTTCAAATACTATTCTGCCTGCTTCAATTGAAGAGAGATTAGAGTTTTACAAACATAGAATGGAACTTGACGACAAAGGTATAAAATATAAAATTATCAAACATAAATTTTTAAACTATAGACAATTTTCAGGTCGTCTTCTAAAAGGTAAAAATGGAGTAATTCCTTCTTACATACTTTCATATTCAACACTTCCAAGAAAAAAATCTACTGGACGTATAGAATTTGAATCTAACAATATAAATTATCTAAATAAAGACGAAATAAAACTAGTTTCACTAAAACATTTTAATACTACAGCATCAACAAATTATAAAAATATTTTTGAACTTATTTACAATCCGCTAAATTATGACCAAGAGCTTAAAATACGCTCTGAATTATTAGATGAATACTCACTGCCAGACTTAAGTCCTATAGTAATTGTTGAAGATATCAATGTACTAAAAGATGCAAAACTAACATTAGAATTAGACGCAAAAGTTTATGAAGACACTAAAGAGAAATTGATTTTATGCTGA